Proteins encoded together in one Corallococcus soli window:
- a CDS encoding TetR/AcrR family transcriptional regulator — MSRPADPKARSALISAARAEFARRGVKGARIGDITAACGLSKGAFYLHFPSKEALFGSLVEAFVADLERVSQKRLACLEHFRADHGQPGPADVAARSERYRTFLSMEAASDLEMLELMWTNRELVTALIVGSQGTAFESVMWDLVDREVDRISREFRTLRGQSGEGPDVDPGLFGSFIVGTYLLLARRMGRLARKPDLAAWSTGIQRLMHEGTAPRDMPLPATVAARTPSSTPSTRRRHARAANPQRPPRKRP, encoded by the coding sequence ATGTCCCGCCCCGCCGACCCGAAAGCCCGCAGCGCGCTCATCAGCGCCGCGCGGGCGGAGTTCGCCCGTCGGGGCGTGAAGGGGGCGCGCATCGGCGACATCACCGCCGCGTGCGGCCTGTCCAAGGGCGCCTTCTACCTGCACTTCCCCTCCAAGGAGGCCCTCTTCGGCAGCCTCGTGGAGGCGTTCGTGGCGGACCTGGAGCGGGTGAGCCAGAAGCGCCTGGCGTGCCTGGAGCACTTCCGCGCGGACCATGGCCAGCCGGGGCCCGCGGACGTCGCCGCGCGCTCCGAGCGCTACCGGACCTTCCTGAGCATGGAGGCCGCGTCCGACCTGGAGATGCTGGAGCTCATGTGGACGAACCGTGAGCTGGTCACCGCGCTCATCGTGGGCAGCCAGGGCACCGCCTTCGAGTCCGTCATGTGGGACCTGGTGGACCGCGAGGTCGACCGCATCTCCCGCGAGTTCCGCACCCTGCGGGGCCAGTCGGGGGAGGGGCCGGACGTGGACCCCGGCCTCTTCGGCTCCTTCATCGTGGGCACCTACCTGCTGCTGGCCCGGCGGATGGGGCGGCTCGCGCGCAAGCCGGACCTGGCCGCCTGGTCCACCGGCATCCAGCGGCTGATGCACGAAGGCACCGCCCCGCGCGACATGCCGCTGCCCGCCACCGTCGCCGCCCGCACCCCTTCTTCCACGCCTTCCACGCGCCGGCGTCACGCCCGCGCGGCCAACCCGCAACGCCCTCCAAGGAAACGCCCGTGA
- a CDS encoding efflux RND transporter periplasmic adaptor subunit — MKSSTKPAASRAFAAVGVAAALALTACDKADASAPPAADKAAGKAATDKAVTPVKVVTPRGEQASASEEVTGTLFPAQGLKVGFEVGGRLESVRAQKGQAVKKGDVLAQLNPEIADAQVAGAEAAVAAAEAGAAMAKDAADRSEKLSAGGGISEQQHRGATSTAAQAQAQVLAAKAQLSQARAARRRHDLRAPFTGTLIESPDQTGATVAPGTALFTLEQLDTLVFRTTVPESSRALLKPGVKVRVVSLGGGAATDDAVVRTILPSADPATRRVPVEIAVPNADGRFVAHTLARAMLKLGELREAQVLPMTALSSSNGDHVLVVDDGALRRVDVQVLERRDREVVVLAASVLQQVVDYPTPAMSPGTRVSVK; from the coding sequence GTGAAATCGTCCACGAAGCCCGCTGCTTCCCGTGCCTTCGCCGCCGTGGGCGTGGCCGCCGCGCTCGCGCTCACCGCCTGTGACAAGGCGGACGCCTCCGCTCCTCCCGCCGCCGACAAGGCCGCGGGCAAGGCCGCCACCGACAAGGCCGTGACCCCCGTGAAGGTCGTCACCCCCCGGGGGGAGCAGGCCTCCGCGTCCGAGGAGGTGACGGGCACGCTGTTCCCCGCCCAGGGCCTCAAGGTGGGCTTCGAGGTGGGCGGCCGGCTGGAGTCGGTGCGCGCCCAGAAGGGGCAGGCGGTGAAGAAGGGCGACGTGCTCGCCCAGCTCAACCCCGAAATCGCGGACGCGCAGGTGGCCGGCGCGGAGGCCGCGGTCGCCGCCGCGGAGGCCGGCGCCGCCATGGCGAAGGACGCGGCCGACCGCAGCGAGAAGCTCAGCGCGGGCGGCGGCATCAGCGAGCAGCAGCACCGCGGCGCCACCTCCACCGCCGCGCAGGCCCAGGCCCAGGTGCTGGCCGCGAAGGCGCAATTGTCCCAGGCCCGCGCGGCGCGCCGCCGGCACGACCTGAGGGCGCCCTTCACCGGCACCCTCATTGAATCCCCGGACCAGACGGGCGCCACGGTGGCCCCGGGCACGGCGCTCTTCACGCTGGAGCAGCTGGACACGCTCGTCTTCCGCACCACGGTGCCGGAGTCGTCGCGCGCGCTGCTCAAGCCCGGCGTGAAGGTGCGCGTGGTGTCGCTGGGCGGCGGCGCGGCCACCGACGACGCGGTGGTGCGCACCATCCTCCCGTCCGCGGACCCCGCCACCCGCCGCGTGCCGGTGGAGATCGCCGTGCCCAACGCGGACGGCCGCTTCGTGGCCCACACGCTGGCGCGCGCGATGCTCAAGCTGGGCGAGCTGCGGGAGGCGCAGGTGCTCCCCATGACGGCGCTGTCCTCCTCCAACGGGGACCACGTCCTCGTCGTGGACGACGGCGCGCTCAGGCGCGTGGACGTGCAGGTGCTGGAGCGCCGCGACCGCGAGGTGGTGGTGCTGGCCGCGTCCGTCCTCCAGCAGGTGGTGGACTACCCCACGCCCGCCATGTCCCCCGGCACCCGCGTCTCCGTGAAGTAG